A section of the Paenibacillus aurantius genome encodes:
- a CDS encoding enhanced serine sensitivity protein SseB C-terminal domain-containing protein, with protein sequence MDERRQEELVRMVKREAGITPEECSGRDLQELIFLIHSAKSPQTQEALTQEERKRRIRILMDAVKDKLLQAEELSIAYDVHTRYPYLDVNGRVWIFSKEAYAREAQDYYLQQLIQLDMKRMDKGQLTGVLATLHLLGMEKVLVDNGKFHVEISRDELLPPPDWSATPRINIPVTNPKLQHAMILFFQNLYSKSNNEGKKQQLQVWEGLMIEEVLRASYLVPMRLIEKEPAIPDEQGIKTIQAGTTLQFATIRGEDQVEWLPAFTDWTEFEKSYDKTIWGGNVVSYEDLVALSEGMGGIVINVRGIAFRIHDKNKKAIGAYRTEKADSRSGGGPKQEGQSGTNRTGGESGQGAASPGNQPGASREDPEKLIEAVKAYMKKQKRIHKAYLKLGTQDGRQSVLIVVDYEGSREDLFQGIVEAASPYLQGRALEVKGLADGALNPEEGLRLFYKRKRFGLF encoded by the coding sequence ATGGACGAAAGAAGACAAGAGGAACTCGTAAGGATGGTTAAGAGGGAGGCGGGGATCACCCCGGAGGAATGCAGCGGGCGGGACCTTCAGGAGCTTATTTTCCTGATTCACTCGGCCAAGTCCCCCCAAACCCAAGAGGCCCTGACCCAGGAGGAAAGGAAGCGCCGGATCCGTATCCTGATGGATGCCGTGAAGGATAAGCTCCTGCAGGCCGAGGAGCTGTCCATTGCCTATGATGTCCATACGCGCTATCCGTACCTTGACGTTAACGGACGGGTATGGATCTTTTCCAAGGAAGCCTATGCGCGGGAAGCCCAGGACTACTATTTGCAGCAGCTGATTCAGCTCGACATGAAGAGGATGGACAAGGGGCAGCTTACGGGCGTGCTGGCAACCCTTCATCTGCTGGGCATGGAAAAGGTGCTCGTCGATAACGGGAAGTTTCATGTGGAGATCAGCCGGGACGAGCTGCTGCCTCCGCCGGATTGGAGCGCCACGCCCCGGATCAACATTCCGGTTACGAACCCGAAGCTGCAGCATGCGATGATTTTGTTTTTTCAAAACCTGTACTCGAAAAGTAATAACGAAGGAAAAAAGCAGCAGCTTCAGGTGTGGGAGGGCCTCATGATTGAGGAGGTTCTCCGGGCTTCTTACCTGGTTCCCATGCGGTTGATCGAGAAAGAGCCCGCTATTCCGGATGAGCAGGGCATCAAAACGATTCAGGCCGGAACGACCCTGCAGTTTGCGACCATTCGGGGGGAGGACCAGGTCGAATGGCTCCCCGCGTTTACCGACTGGACGGAATTCGAGAAAAGCTATGACAAGACGATTTGGGGTGGCAACGTCGTTTCCTATGAAGACCTGGTGGCTTTGTCGGAGGGCATGGGTGGGATTGTGATCAACGTAAGAGGGATAGCGTTCCGCATCCATGACAAGAACAAGAAGGCCATCGGAGCCTACCGGACGGAAAAAGCAGACTCCCGGTCCGGAGGCGGACCGAAGCAGGAGGGGCAGTCAGGCACCAACAGGACGGGGGGCGAATCCGGGCAAGGAGCGGCTAGCCCGGGTAACCAGCCCGGGGCCTCCCGGGAGGATCCCGAGAAGCTGATCGAGGCGGTCAAAGCCTATATGAAGAAACAGAAGCGGATCCACAAAGCCTATTTAAAGCTTGGTACCCAAGACGGACGACAAAGCGTCCTAATCGTCGTAGACTATGAGGGAAGCCGGGAGGATCTGTTCCAGGGGATTGTGGAAGCGGCCTCTCCTTATTTGCAGGGAAGAGCCTTGGAAGTGAAAGGGCTGGCGGACGGGGCGTTGAACCCGGAAGAGGGGTTGCGGCTGTTTTATAAGCGCAAGCGGTTCGGCTTGTTTTAA
- a CDS encoding VOC family protein, with protein sequence MKPRITVLTLGVGDLEKAVAFYRDGLGLPTEGIVGQEFEHGAVAFFDLEGGLRLALWKRGDLAHDTGLPVSPPSPTEFSIGHNVGSREAVDRVMAEVEKAGAVVTVPAHETFWGGYSGYFQDPDGHLWEVVWNPQWTVGEEE encoded by the coding sequence ATGAAACCGAGAATTACCGTGCTTACCCTGGGCGTGGGGGATTTGGAGAAGGCGGTCGCCTTCTACCGGGACGGGCTCGGCCTGCCGACGGAGGGAATCGTCGGGCAGGAGTTCGAGCATGGGGCGGTTGCTTTTTTTGACCTGGAGGGAGGACTGCGGCTCGCTCTCTGGAAGCGGGGGGATCTAGCCCATGACACCGGACTTCCGGTGTCTCCGCCGAGCCCGACGGAGTTCTCCATCGGCCACAACGTAGGAAGCCGGGAAGCGGTCGACCGGGTGATGGCGGAGGTGGAGAAAGCCGGGGCCGTGGTGACGGTTCCGGCGCACGAGACGTTCTGGGGAGGATATTCGGGGTATTTCCAGGATCCCGACGGGCATCTGTGGGAAGTGGTCTGGAATCCTCAGTGGACCGTCGGGGAAGAGGAGTAA
- a CDS encoding Type 1 glutamine amidotransferase-like domain-containing protein: MKLLLTSAGIQNKSIHDALVDMLGKPIAESSALCIPTAVYAIPGGAGNAWRFISGQSSTPMCELGWKSLGVLELTALPSIDDELWVPRVKETDVLLVDGGDPLYLCYWMRQSGLADLLPSLNAVYVGLSAGSMVMAPNIGEFFVGWTPPTGGDETLGLVDFAIFPHLDHEMLPYNTMAAAERWAAGMQGPAYAMDDQTAIKVIDGAVEVVSEGNWKLFSP, from the coding sequence ATGAAATTATTGCTCACATCTGCAGGCATCCAAAACAAAAGCATACACGACGCGCTGGTTGACATGCTGGGCAAACCGATTGCCGAGTCCAGCGCCCTCTGCATTCCCACGGCGGTGTACGCTATACCCGGTGGGGCAGGCAACGCATGGCGGTTCATCAGCGGACAATCCTCTACCCCGATGTGTGAGCTGGGCTGGAAGTCACTGGGGGTGCTGGAACTCACCGCGCTGCCCAGCATTGATGATGAGCTTTGGGTTCCTAGGGTCAAAGAGACGGACGTTCTACTAGTGGATGGCGGGGACCCCTTGTATCTGTGTTACTGGATGCGGCAGTCCGGACTGGCCGACCTCCTGCCTTCGCTGAATGCAGTCTATGTGGGACTGAGCGCCGGAAGTATGGTGATGGCACCTAACATCGGGGAATTCTTCGTTGGCTGGACTCCACCCACTGGTGGCGATGAAACACTGGGACTGGTTGATTTCGCTATATTTCCGCATCTGGATCACGAGATGCTGCCGTATAACACGATGGCTGCTGCAGAGAGATGGGCCGCCGGGATGCAGGGGCCGGCGTATGCGATGGATGACCAGACCGCCATTAAAGTGATCGACGGGGCTGTCGAAGTTGTTTCCGAAGGGAATTGGAAACTTTTTTCGCCCTGA
- a CDS encoding DinB family protein, translating to MKTIKCMMDHLYWANARILDALVDSKTKNKDLLKLVRHVAVAERVWLSRLQGKGTAHYSLWEEAEDLTAIRTMFEENAEQYRVYMEGLEESELDEMIDYASQSGVPFRTSVRDILLQVLLHGQYHRGQINRALRIESAEPAQVDYITFARL from the coding sequence ATGAAGACGATCAAGTGCATGATGGACCACCTGTACTGGGCGAACGCACGCATTTTGGACGCGCTCGTCGATAGTAAGACGAAGAACAAGGACCTTCTGAAGCTGGTTCGGCACGTCGCAGTCGCAGAACGAGTCTGGCTGTCCCGCTTGCAGGGCAAGGGAACCGCGCATTATTCGTTGTGGGAGGAAGCGGAAGACCTGACGGCGATCCGGACGATGTTCGAGGAAAACGCCGAGCAATATCGAGTCTATATGGAAGGGCTCGAGGAATCCGAGTTGGACGAGATGATCGACTATGCGAGCCAGAGCGGAGTTCCGTTCCGAACGTCCGTCCGGGACATCCTGCTTCAGGTCCTCTTGCATGGGCAATATCACCGGGGACAGATCAACCGGGCCCTTCGGATCGAATCGGCCGAGCCTGCTCAAGTCGATTACATCACATTCGCGAGACTTTAA
- a CDS encoding MFS transporter has product MNRHAALSVYLLTLGVFFTATSELVVSGILPQIAEDLTVSVASAGQLVTAFSLAFAIGTPIVTALTSRLDRRLVLTGSLLLFIAGCLASSFAPGYSFLLACRVILGVSAGVYLVTSFGTAARLVPPERLGRAIGTIIFGFSCSMILGVPIGITLTGWAGWRSIFLVLALAALGVAAAMLRLFPSSAGETPVPFRQQLKVLGSLVIGTGLLFSLFRESGGSILLTYLTSYLQDIYRMNPSGISLFMLVLGLFGAAGSRLGGYGVDRWGPMRIMVFGVALNAAALALLPLFSGSRAAGLALIVLLMLLMFMTGPAVQAYFIQQAPDSNGLVLSLNTSIIHLGLATGAGTGGWMINTASTVRFNPWLACLFVTAGLGAALWSFTLAKRAARRTSSPASASLQEKTDAPNQLTAGGGTGARDLSRDTPA; this is encoded by the coding sequence ATGAATCGCCACGCAGCTTTATCCGTTTATTTGCTCACCTTAGGTGTCTTCTTCACGGCAACCTCCGAGCTGGTGGTTTCCGGCATCCTTCCGCAAATCGCGGAAGACTTGACGGTTTCCGTCGCCTCCGCCGGTCAGCTGGTCACCGCCTTCTCCCTTGCTTTTGCCATCGGCACGCCTATCGTAACGGCTCTTACCTCCCGGCTGGACCGCCGCCTGGTGCTGACGGGGTCCCTGCTGCTCTTCATCGCGGGCTGCCTTGCCTCTTCGTTCGCTCCCGGCTATTCCTTCCTGCTGGCCTGCCGGGTTATCCTGGGGGTCAGCGCCGGTGTTTATCTGGTGACGTCCTTCGGAACGGCGGCCCGTCTCGTACCGCCCGAACGGCTGGGCCGCGCCATCGGCACCATCATCTTCGGCTTCAGCTGCTCCATGATTCTCGGCGTGCCGATCGGAATCACCCTGACCGGCTGGGCCGGCTGGAGGTCCATCTTCCTCGTCCTGGCACTGGCCGCCCTGGGGGTAGCCGCCGCCATGCTCCGTCTGTTCCCGTCCAGCGCGGGAGAGACCCCCGTCCCCTTCCGGCAGCAGCTGAAGGTACTCGGAAGCCTCGTCATCGGAACCGGACTTCTCTTCTCCTTGTTCCGGGAATCCGGAGGCTCCATCCTTCTCACCTATTTAACCTCTTATCTTCAAGACATTTACCGCATGAACCCTTCCGGCATCAGCTTGTTCATGCTCGTGCTCGGCCTGTTCGGGGCCGCGGGTTCCCGGCTCGGGGGGTACGGTGTCGACCGTTGGGGACCGATGCGGATCATGGTCTTCGGCGTGGCGCTTAACGCCGCCGCCCTCGCCCTCCTGCCCCTATTCTCCGGGTCTAGGGCCGCTGGCCTGGCGCTGATTGTCCTCCTAATGCTTCTCATGTTCATGACAGGTCCGGCCGTTCAGGCCTATTTCATCCAGCAAGCTCCGGATTCAAACGGACTCGTCCTCAGCTTGAATACATCGATCATACACCTGGGCCTGGCTACGGGCGCGGGAACGGGAGGCTGGATGATTAACACCGCCTCTACCGTCCGGTTCAATCCTTGGCTCGCCTGCCTGTTCGTCACCGCCGGTCTCGGTGCGGCCCTCTGGAGCTTCACTCTCGCCAAGAGAGCGGCCCGCCGGACGTCTTCCCCAGCCTCTGCATCCCTACAGGAGAAGACGGACGCTCCGAACCAGCTTACTGCGGGAGGGGGAACCGGCGCCCGGGACCTTTCCCGGGATACTCCCGCGTGA
- a CDS encoding winged helix-turn-helix transcriptional regulator, with protein sequence MQESARKEPAKNESLKKPAGKDPILKEPGQEPEFTHICSVLQILGAKWSFLVIAELSKGPRRFNRLHRDLAIVRTQSLTDVLRHLEEHGVIRREVFPTVPVTVEYSLTEKGRDFQAALKELDKWALKWGSGGEGSQGNR encoded by the coding sequence ATGCAAGAATCGGCAAGGAAGGAACCGGCTAAGAATGAATCCTTGAAGAAGCCGGCCGGGAAAGATCCGATCTTGAAGGAACCGGGGCAGGAGCCGGAATTCACCCACATCTGCTCGGTGCTGCAAATTTTGGGGGCCAAATGGTCGTTTCTGGTGATCGCCGAGCTGTCCAAAGGGCCCAGGAGATTCAACCGGCTTCACCGCGATCTGGCGATCGTGAGAACCCAATCGCTTACCGACGTGCTGCGGCACTTGGAGGAGCACGGGGTCATCCGGCGGGAAGTATTCCCTACGGTACCGGTGACGGTGGAGTACTCCCTGACGGAGAAGGGAAGGGATTTTCAGGCGGCGCTTAAGGAGCTCGACAAGTGGGCTTTGAAGTGGGGAAGCGGAGGGGAAGGATCGCAAGGCAACCGGTAA